In one window of Phoenix dactylifera mitochondrion, complete genome DNA:
- the atp1 gene encoding ATP synthase F0 subunit 1, translating to MEFSPRAAELTTLLESRMTNFYTNFQVDEIGRVVSVGDGIARVYGLNEIQAGEMVEFASGVKGIALNLENENVGIVVFGSDTAIKEGDLVKRTGSIVDVPAGKAMLGRVVDALGVPIDGRGALSDHERRRVEVKAPGIIERKSVHEPMQTGLKAVDSLVPIGRGQRELIIGDRQTGKTAIAIDTILNQKQMNSRGTSESETLYCVYVAIGQKRSTVAQLVQILPEANALEYSILVAATASDPAPLQFLAPYSGCAMGEYFRDNGMHALIIYDDLSKQAVAYRQMSLLLRRPPGREAFPGDVFYLHSRLLERAAKRSDQTGAGSSTALPVIETQAGDVSAYIPTNVIPITDGQICSETELFYRGIRPAINVGLSVSRVGSAAQLRAMKQVRGSSKLELAQYREVAAFAQFGSDLDAATQALPNRGARLTEVPKQPQYSPLPIEKQIVVIYAAVKGFCDRMPLDRISQYERAIPSSIDPELLKSFLEKGGLTNERKMEPDASLKESALPYL from the coding sequence ATGGAATTCTCTCCCAGAGCTGCGGAACTCACGACTCTATTAGAAAGTAGAATGACCAACTTTTACACGAATTTTCAAGTGGATGAGATCGGTCGAGTGGTCTCAGTTGGAGATGGGATTGCACGTGTTTATGGATTGAACGAGATTCAAGCTGGAGAAATGGTGGAATTTGCCAGCGGTGTGAAAGGAATAGCCTTGAATCTTGAGAATGAGAATGTAGGTATTGTTGTCTTTGGTAGTGATACCGCTATTAAAGAAGGAGATCTTGTCAAGCGCACTGGATCTATTGTGGATGTTCCTGCGGGAAAGGCCATGTTAGGCCGTGTGGTCGACGCCTTGGGAGTACCTATTGATGGAAGAGGGGCTCTAAGCGATCACGAACGAAGACGTGTCGAAGTGAAAGCCCCAGGGATTATTGAACGTAAATCTGTGCACGAACCCATGCAAACAGGGTTAAAAGCAGTGGATAGCCTGGTTCCTATAGGCCGTGGTCAACGAGAACTTATAATCGGGGACAGACAAACTGGAAAAACTGCTATAGCTATCGATACTATATTAAACCAAAAGCAAATGAACTCAAGGGGCACCTCTGAAAGTGAGACATTGTATTGTGTCTATGTAGCGATTGGACAGAAACGCTCGACTGTGGCACAATTAGTTCAAATTCTTCCAGAAGCGAATGCTTTGGAATATTCCATTCTTGTAGCAGCCACCGCTTCGGATCCTGCTCCTCTGCAATTTCTGGCCCCATATTCTGGGTGTGCCATGGGGGAATATTTCCGCGATAATGGAATGCACGCATTAATAATATATGATGATCTTAGTAAACAGGCGGTGGCATATCGACAAATGTCATTATTGTTACGCCGACCACCAGGCCGTGAGGCTTTCCCAGGGGATGTTTTCTATTTACATTCCCGTCTCTTAGAAAGAGCCGCTAAACGATCGGACCAGACAGGTGCAGGTAGCTCGACTGCGTTACCCGTCATTGAAACACAAGCTGGAGACGTATCGGCCTATATCCCCACCAATGTGATCCCCATTACAGATGGACAAATCTGTTCGGAAACAGAGCTCTTTTATCGCGGAATTAGACCAGCTATTAACGTTGGCTTATCTGTCAGTCGCGTCGGGTCTGCCGCTCAGTTGAGAGCTATGAAACAAGTCCGCGGTAGTTCAAAACTGGAATTGGCACAATATCGCGAAGTGGCCGCCTTCGCTCAATTTGGGTCAGACCTTGATGCTGCGACTCAGGCATTACCCAATAGAGGTGCAAGGCTTACAGAAGTGCCCAAACAACCACAATATTCACCACTTCCAATTGAAAAACAAATTGTAGTGATTTATGCAGCTGTCAAGGGATTCTGTGATCGAATGCCACTAGACAGAATTTCTCAATATGAGAGAGCCATTCCAAGTAGTATAGATCCCGAATTACTCAAATCCTTCTTAGAAAAAGGTGGCTTAACTAACGAAAGAAAGATGGAACCAGATGCTTCTTTAAAAGAAAGCGCTTTGCCTTACCTATAA
- the atp9 gene encoding ATP synthase F0 subunit 9, with protein MLEGAKSIGAGAATIASAGAAVGIGNVLSSSIHSVARNPSLAKQSFGYAILGFALTEAIASFAPMMASLISFVFRSQKGRKTK; from the coding sequence ATGTTAGAAGGTGCAAAATCAATAGGTGCCGGAGCTGCTACAATTGCTTCAGCCGGAGCTGCTGTCGGTATTGGAAACGTCCTCAGTTCCTCGATTCATTCCGTGGCGCGAAATCCATCATTGGCTAAACAATCATTTGGTTATGCCATTTTGGGCTTTGCTCTCACCGAAGCTATTGCATCGTTTGCCCCAATGATGGCGTCTCTGATCTCATTCGTATTCCGATCGCAAAAAGGAAGAAAAACCAAGTAA